A segment of the Sphingobacterium oryzagri genome:
TAAACTGAACAGGGATAAAATAAACCAGGTGGGATAACTTTTATTTGCACAAAATGTTCGATCTGGATGGAAATATATGTATTTTTATTGCGAATTAACTTAGCTGTATGAAAAAGATTTTACTTATGTTATTTGCTTGTGCTACGCTGGGAACAGCAACAGCACAGGATTTTAAACCGCGTTATACCAATAATATCGATTTCGGACTTTCCTACACGGGAGGCACCTTGCGATCACGCACGGATGGCATGAGCGATGCCAGAAATGATTATGTCGGTCTGCAATTTAATTATATCGGCCTTTTTCATTTGACACCAGCGATCGCGGTAGGTGCCGGTACGGGGTTGAGACATCTGGTGGAAATTGATAATTATGCCGACGATTACTGGGGCGGGTATGATGATCAGGAGTTCTTAAGCAGTTATTTCGCTATTCCACTTTACGCGCACGCGAGATTTCGCTTTTTAGATAAACGCGTAAGCCCATTTTTAGCGACTTCTATTGGTTACCAATTCCGGGTGGGAGAGAGCACCGATCTCGGCAATTCAAACAGTGATCGTTATGAAGGATCTTCCAGACTGTCTTCCGGTTTGTTAGCGAATGCGCAAGCAGGTGTGAGCATTCATGTGGGCAAGAGGTTTAATATCATGGCCGGGCCTTATTTTGAGTATCGACAAGCCACCGCCAATAGATTTCTTAGCTTTTATGATGGCAGCACGCTGAGTAGGGTAGAAATCAATTCGGATATGAACTTTTTCGAAGCTGGATTAAAGGTCGGCTTTGCATTTTAATTACTTTGTAAATTAATGCTTTACATTTTTTAACGCATGTGCCGTTAATCCTTTTTATTTACTATGCTGTCATAATAATAAGTGACAAAAGTATGATAAACATAATAAAGGGGGCAACATGAAAAAGATCATTTACACCGTATTCGCATTGGGGTTATTGGCGATTGCTAAACCAGCAGCAGCGCAGGTCAATGTCAATATTAACATCGGTTCACAACCTATGTGGGGGCCGACAGGCTACGATTACGCACGGTATTATTACATGCCGGAAATGAATGTGTATTACGACGTTGTACAGCGCCGATACACCTATCCGCGAGGCAATCGTTGGGTTACCGTTCGCACATTACCGGCCAGTTATCGCCATGTCGATATGTACCGCACCTATAAAGTGGTTTTAAATCAGGCGCATCCATGGAAAAATCATCGGGCTGTTCGAAAGCAGTACGCGCGCTATGCAAACAATCATTCGCAGCGAGTATTACGCGATCATCGCGGACATGACCGATACGAGAAAAAGCATCATCATAAAAAAGGCAAGCACCGCGATCACCGCCGACGCTCACACCGAGACTAGTAAATTGATCATGCGACGACGATCATGTAATAGGGAAGTTTTTTTTAAAAAAACTTCCCTATTTTTCTATAGCAATGGATATGTTATTTTACGTTTTTTTGATAAAAAGCAGTATAATTTTGTGTTTTCATGGTTTAAAATTTTGCGGTTCAACAGACAATAATATAACTTTGCATCAAATTCTTACAATCAGTATAAAGCATGTTTAAAGGGATGAAAAACCTGTTCGGTTTAGGTGCGGTCGTATACACAACAATCACATTGGCTTCCTGCAGCGGTAGCATCAATACGCAGGCAGCAAATACTACACAAGATAGTTTAATAGCGGAAATCGACACCGTTGTTTTGCCTGAAGATACGCTCGCTGAGCAGACGGGTACCTTGACTAGGCGGATGCGGGAAGAGGTGTTGATTCCTGTGGATAGCCTAAATCCAATCAGCAAAGATTCCTTAAACAAACTGGTGAAGGTAGAACGCCATCGTATTAAAGATTCCGTACGTCTGGCGCTTGACAAGCTGCCCAAACATGTCTATTTTACTTTTGATGATGGACCGCTCTTAGGAAGTAAAGCTATCGATTCTATCGCCAAAGCTAAAAATATAAAGATTAACGTCTTTTTAGTCGGCAAACATGCTTTTATGTCAAAAGGCCTGAAGCGCGATTTCCAACGGTATTACAACAATCCGATGGTCGCCTGCTTTAATCACAGCTACACGCACGCCAACAACAAGTTTACGACGTTTTACAGCAATCCGGTCGGCGCTTTCGCTGATTTTGAAAAAAATGAAATTGATCTGGAACTTAAGCATAAAATCGTTCGTTTACCTGGGCGTAACATTTGGTTGTATGATGATGTGCGCAGGATAGATTTGCAAAGTGGCGCCAGCACGGCAGATATGCTGTATACAAATGGATACAAGATATTCGGATGGGATGTGGAATGGAAAATCCATGGCCTGACCGGAAAACCTATTCAATCAGTACATGAAATCTACACGCGCATTCGCAACTACATGAACAATAAATCGTCTATGGAACCGAATAACGTGGTATTGCTGATGCACGATGATATGTTCCAAAATAAAAAAGGGCAACAGTTGCTTTCCTCGTTGATTGATACAATTCAAACAAATACAGATTATAGTTTTGAATTTATGCAGGAATATCCGTTTCGGTATTAATCTTTTCCGGACGTAAGGCTAGTAGTTGTAGTCATTTACAATAGGCACGAACATGCGACCCCGGCCGGGGTCGTATATATTCTGAAAAGCGCAGAACTATAAAGATGTAATTCCTCCGGAATTTTAATAATTAGCGAATTTATTGGGGAAACAATCGCGTTGAAGCCATGAAATCAGCGAGGATTTTTCAAACGGAAGTTTGCGCAAGTCGCAATATTAACCAAATTGACTTAATCAAATTGACCTCATCGAGGTCACATCTTTATAGAAATATGATACGAATGAACATGCGACCCCGGCCGGGGTCGTATATATTCTGAAAAGCACAAGGCTATAAAGATGTAATTCCTCCGGAATTTTAATAATTAGCGAATTTATTGGGGAAACAATCGCGTTGAAGCCATGAAATCAGCGAGGATTTTTCAAATGGAAGTTTGCGCAAGTCGCAATATTAACCAAATTGACTTAATCAAATTGACCTCATCGAGGTCACATCTTTATAGTGATAGCATACAAATGAACATGCGACCCCGGCCGGGGTCGTATATACGCGGGAAAAGCGCAGAATTATAAAGATGTAATTCCTCCGGAATTTTAATAATTAGCGAATTCATTGGGGAAACAGTGGCGTTGAAGCCATGAAGTCAGCGAGGTTTTTTCAAATAAAAATTTGCGTAAATCTCAATATTATCTATTGTAGCCTTTCCACTATTGATTGGTGAAAGCAAGATTGGCTTCGGTTTATCATCGCGTTGAACGGCTGCGTTTCGCCTAAAACAACAAGAGCCGCAATTGCGGCTCTTGTTGTTTTGTCTATTCGTCGTTGTTATGTTACTCTACAACAACACCCATTTTACTAAACTTTTCAATGCGCTCGTTTACTAACGTATCGGCATCTTTCAGGCTAAGTTCCGAAATATCTGCTAGGATTTTAGCTTTTAGATTTTCTGCCGTAATCGTCGGATCCTGGTGTGCGCCACCAATCGGCTCTTCGATAATGCCGTCAATTAAGGCATTTTTCAACATATCTTCTGCTGTCAATTTCAACGAGTCGGCAGCCTTTTCTTTCTGATCCCAGCTTCTGTATAAAATAGAAGAGCAAGATTCTGGCGAAATAACGGAGTACCATGTATTTTGTAACATATATACGCGGTCGCCCACGCCAATGCCCAAGGCACCACCAGAAGCACCTTCACCAATCACCACACAAATTACCGGCACTTTTAATACCGACATTTCGAGCAGGTTGCGAGCGATAGCTTCACCTTGTCCGCGTTCTTCTGCCTCTAAACCAGGGTAAGCACCCATCGTATCTATAAACGTGACAATCGGCTTGTTAAATTTTTCAGCCATTTTCATCAATCGAAGTGCTTTACGGTAACCTTCCGGATTGGCCATCCCGAAATTACGGAATTGACGCTCTTTCGTATTCTTTCCTTTTTGATGACCGATAACCATTACAGATTGACCGCCGATAGAAGCAATACCGCCGATAATAGCTTTATCATCCTTTACGGTGCGATCACCGTGTAACTCGATAAACTCTTCGCATAACATCTCGATATAATCAAAAGTCTGCGGGCGGTCAGGGTGACGAGACATCTGTACTTTTTGCCATCCCGACATATTTGTATAAATATCTTTCTTCGTTTCTTCAAGCTTTGTCTGTAGTTCATTTACGGTGGCGCTCATGTCTACTTTCGTTTTTTCTTGAACCTGTAATACCTTTTCTATCTGTGTTTGCAAATCTGCAATAGGCTTTTCAAAATCAAATGTTGTTTGCATAATTATATGTATCTAGCACATTTCAGCTTGCTAAGTTAATTTATTTTTGTGTATTTTAAAACGAAGCACGGCGATTAGTTGATTAAGTTTTTTGTAATCAATAGCTTGCATTCGTCATATGTACGGGCTTTTATGCACTTTAACGCATCTTAGCCGCTGGAATAGCCGTTCAACGGTGCATGATGCTCAGCTATAGTGCAGCTAATTTATTTTTGACATTGTAACAGCCGCTGAAAAATGATATTTTAGCTTGCTTTATCACCATGACGGAAGAGAAAAAAAACACAAACAACTGGCAATTCCTGGCAAAGTTACTGCTCTGGATATTGTTGTATACCTCTTTTTGGTATTTCGAAGATTTTTATAAATCACATAAATTTTTAGACAACGCATCCAATGCGCTTAACTTATTTTTGACGGCCAGCATCGTCTATTCCATTGGTCGCTACATCATTATTACACTGTACAAAAAAAGACATGAGCACCACAGCGTGCGGGGCAACTTTGTTTTGGGCATTAACCGCCTTATGGCGGTACTCAATACCAGTACCGCAGTGATTGCCATTATGCTGGCCTTGGGTATTGACCCGCGAGAATTTGTGACCAGCTTGACGATTGTCGCGATGGCCATTGCCGTAACATTCCGCGAATATATTACAAATATGCTTTCTGGCTTATTTATTATGTTTAACGATCAACTATCGGTCGGCGATCGCGTGAAGATTGGAGAATACCAAGGGCGGATCGTGGATATTACGTTTTCCAGTTTGCTTATTCAAGATGAAGAAGATGATATTGTTCTGGTGCCCAACAACCTCGTTTTCACGTCACCCATGGTCAACTTTTCCGCCCATCGATCCAGCTTGTTTTACGTGAGGTTTGAGTTGCCTTTGCAGGCTGCCGTCGAACTGGATCAATTGGAAGATCGTATCCAGAAAACACTCCTTAACCATCCGTACCTCAGCGGAGACGACGACTTGCATCTCAAAGTGGTGGAGATCGGAAAAGACTATGTTAAATATAAAATGGAAATGCACGCCACGAGCAGTAGCAATAAGTTACACCGGCAGCTGGAAAATGAAATTTTGCGCGAAGTGTTGCAGTTTAAACGCGAATACGATCATCCTAAATCGGAGCCTGATGTATAGCTCATAGCGCTTACAGATTTTTTCCGCTTAAATCTTACGTACTTTAATCTGTTTTACGAAGTGGTGTGAGCCTTTTTCCAGGATCAAATCTGCACGATAGCGTGTCGGTAAAATATTCTCAAGCAGATTAGGACGGTTAATTTCGTTCCAAATATTGGTCGCCATCGCAAGGCTTTCTTGTTCATCCATACCGGCATAACGGTGAAAATAAGATTCTGGATTTTGAAAGGAAGTTGCGCGAAGTGATTCAAAGCGATTGACATACCAATCCATGATATCTTTCTCATCGGCATCGACATAGATAGCGTAGTCGAAATAATCGGATACGAACACATTGTTTCGTCGAGAAGAATTAACCTGCAATACATTGATGCCCTCCACAATCAAGATATCGGGTTTCACCACGTGTTGTTTGTGATCGGCGACGATATCATATTCCAAATGCGAATACACCGGCACCTCAACCGCTTCTACGCCAGATTTCATGGCGGCCAGAAAGTTGAGTAGCAATTTGGTATCGTAACTTTCTGGAAAGCCTTTACGATTCAAGATATGCCGCGCATTTAAAACCTTGTTCGGATAAAGGAAACCATCCGTCGTAACCAGGTCTACCTTCGGTTTTCCGGGCAGCATGGACAACACCTTTTGCAGCACGCGTGCGGTGGTGCTTTTGCCGACAGCGACCGAACCGGCAATACCTATCACGAACGGAAGACGTTGCGTATTTTTGTTGAGGAATCCGTTTACGACCGCGTGGGCATCTTTTGTTCGTTCGATAAAGATATTGATCAGGTGTGCTAGCGGGAAGTATATT
Coding sequences within it:
- a CDS encoding acetyl-CoA carboxylase carboxyltransferase subunit alpha, whose product is MQTTFDFEKPIADLQTQIEKVLQVQEKTKVDMSATVNELQTKLEETKKDIYTNMSGWQKVQMSRHPDRPQTFDYIEMLCEEFIELHGDRTVKDDKAIIGGIASIGGQSVMVIGHQKGKNTKERQFRNFGMANPEGYRKALRLMKMAEKFNKPIVTFIDTMGAYPGLEAEERGQGEAIARNLLEMSVLKVPVICVVIGEGASGGALGIGVGDRVYMLQNTWYSVISPESCSSILYRSWDQKEKAADSLKLTAEDMLKNALIDGIIEEPIGGAHQDPTITAENLKAKILADISELSLKDADTLVNERIEKFSKMGVVVE
- a CDS encoding mechanosensitive ion channel family protein, whose translation is MTEEKKNTNNWQFLAKLLLWILLYTSFWYFEDFYKSHKFLDNASNALNLFLTASIVYSIGRYIIITLYKKRHEHHSVRGNFVLGINRLMAVLNTSTAVIAIMLALGIDPREFVTSLTIVAMAIAVTFREYITNMLSGLFIMFNDQLSVGDRVKIGEYQGRIVDITFSSLLIQDEEDDIVLVPNNLVFTSPMVNFSAHRSSLFYVRFELPLQAAVELDQLEDRIQKTLLNHPYLSGDDDLHLKVVEIGKDYVKYKMEMHATSSSNKLHRQLENEILREVLQFKREYDHPKSEPDV
- a CDS encoding outer membrane beta-barrel protein, producing MKKILLMLFACATLGTATAQDFKPRYTNNIDFGLSYTGGTLRSRTDGMSDARNDYVGLQFNYIGLFHLTPAIAVGAGTGLRHLVEIDNYADDYWGGYDDQEFLSSYFAIPLYAHARFRFLDKRVSPFLATSIGYQFRVGESTDLGNSNSDRYEGSSRLSSGLLANAQAGVSIHVGKRFNIMAGPYFEYRQATANRFLSFYDGSTLSRVEINSDMNFFEAGLKVGFAF
- the coaA gene encoding type I pantothenate kinase; its protein translation is MSSSNSSAVSSPFQLFDRAEWKILNGHFSYNLTQDDVEHLHALNEPLTITEIEEIYFPLAHLINIFIERTKDAHAVVNGFLNKNTQRLPFVIGIAGSVAVGKSTTARVLQKVLSMLPGKPKVDLVTTDGFLYPNKVLNARHILNRKGFPESYDTKLLLNFLAAMKSGVEAVEVPVYSHLEYDIVADHKQHVVKPDILIVEGINVLQVNSSRRNNVFVSDYFDYAIYVDADEKDIMDWYVNRFESLRATSFQNPESYFHRYAGMDEQESLAMATNIWNEINRPNLLENILPTRYRADLILEKGSHHFVKQIKVRKI
- a CDS encoding polysaccharide deacetylase family protein; the protein is MKNLFGLGAVVYTTITLASCSGSINTQAANTTQDSLIAEIDTVVLPEDTLAEQTGTLTRRMREEVLIPVDSLNPISKDSLNKLVKVERHRIKDSVRLALDKLPKHVYFTFDDGPLLGSKAIDSIAKAKNIKINVFLVGKHAFMSKGLKRDFQRYYNNPMVACFNHSYTHANNKFTTFYSNPVGAFADFEKNEIDLELKHKIVRLPGRNIWLYDDVRRIDLQSGASTADMLYTNGYKIFGWDVEWKIHGLTGKPIQSVHEIYTRIRNYMNNKSSMEPNNVVLLMHDDMFQNKKGQQLLSSLIDTIQTNTDYSFEFMQEYPFRY